The DNA window GCGACGTTGTTAGGCCTTCGTCGTAAGGAGTTGAAGCAGCGTCTGGATAAAATTATCGAGTTTTCCGAACTGGGTGAATTTATCGATGAGCCAATTCGAGTTTACTCCAGCGGTATGTTGGCGAAGCTGGGTTTCTCGGTCATTACGCAGGTTGATCCAGATATTCTGATTATCGATGAGGTCTTGGCGGTCGGGGATATTTCATTCCAACGCAAATGCCTTGAAACCATTAATGAGTTCAAGAAGAAAGGAGTGACAATTCTTTTTGTTAGCCACAATCTTCGTGATATCGAAAAAATTTGCGATAGAGTCATTTGGATAGAAAACCATAAGATGAAAGTTATGGGTGAGGCTCATTCTGTTATAGCGCAATATAAAGAAGCAATGAGTTGAAATTCATAACCGTGATTGCCAGGTAGTGCAAATGCAGAATATTAAAATATATACGTGTCATCACAAGCCTAGCGCTTTTCTCGACTCAAAGTGGATACAGCCAATCCACGTCGGTAAGGCTAATAGCCTTACCGAGATTGGATGCCTTGGTGATGATACGGGGGATAATATATCGTTCAAAAACCCATTTTATTGTGAGCTGACTGCGCATTACTGGGTGTGGAAAAATGCAGAGCCAGCCGACTATGTTGGGTTTATGCACTATCGCCGTCATCTAAACTTCTCTGAAGATCAGCGTATTCCTGAGGATCGATGGGGCGTGATAGGGGCTGAGAAGGTAAGTAAAGAATACCAAGATAAATTTGGTTTGAATGACGAAACGATTCCTCTGTGTCTCGAAGGCGTCGATATTGTTTTGCCTAAGAAATGGGATGTCGGTGCTGCAGGTAGCAAGAATAATTATCAGCATTATAAAATCTCTAACCATCTGCATATCGAAGACTATGATGCTGCATTGGCCGTGTTGGGGGATCTTTATCCCGAATATATCACCGCTGCAGAAAAATTTAACCAAGCATCAGATGGTTATTATACGAATATGTTCGTGATGAGAAAGGATATCTTTGAGGACTATTCAATTTGGCTCTTTTCTATTTTAGATAAATTGGAAGAAAGGCTGAGGTTTAAAGATTACAGCGATCAGGAAAAGCGAGTTGTCGGTCACATAGCAGAGCGGTTACTTAACATTTATGTTGGCCACAAGCGAGAGGTTGAGACCTTAAATATTAAAGAATTGCAGAGAACTTTCATTAAGAATGAGACCTTCTCGGCGACTCTGGAACCTGCATTCTCTGATAATAATGTACCAGTTGTCATTTGCTTTGATGATAATTATGCGATTAGCGGGGCTGCATTAGTCAACTCTATCATTAAGCATGCTAATCCTCTTCTGAACTATGATTTGGTGGTGCTTGAGAACGGAGTCTCTCTGGCGAATAAGCAACGTTTCGTCTCTCTGCTTGCTGCGCATGACAATATTCATCTTCGCTTCTTTGATGTTAACGCTTTTTCAGAGATAAAGAATGCGTTCACACGTGCGCATTTTAGCGCTGCAACCTATGCGCGTTTGTTTATCCCTCGGCTGTTTGCTGAGTATGAGAAAGTGATCTTTATTGACTCGGATACCGTGGTCGAAAATGATTTGGCTGAGTTACTCGATATTCCGTTGGCCGATAATTTAGTTGCGGCGGTAAAAGATATCGTAATGGAAGGATTCGTTTTGCTTGGTGCCATGTCACAATCCAGTGACGGGGTGATGCCGGCGAAGGAGTACCTTTCTTCTTCATTGGGTTTAACCAATCCAGATGAATATTTCCAAGCAGGAATATTGGTATTTAACATCGTTCAGATGAATCAAGAGAATACCTTTTCCAGTCTGATGGAGGCCATGCAGAGCAAGCGCTACTGGTTCCTCGATCAAGATATTATGAATAAAGTTTTCCATGGCCGCGTACATTATTTGCCGTTGGAGTGGAATGTCTATCATGGTAACGGTAATACAGAGACATTTTTCCCCAACTTACCATTTTCGAC is part of the Serratia surfactantfaciens genome and encodes:
- a CDS encoding ABC transporter ATP-binding protein yields the protein MSIAIEFKNVTKRYPLYHHIGSGIKELIFNPRRALSLLSGRSYLAIEDISFQVKKGESVALIGRNGAGKSTSLGLVAGVMKPSSGSVHVVGRVASMLELGGGFHPELTGRENIRLNATLLGLRRKELKQRLDKIIEFSELGEFIDEPIRVYSSGMLAKLGFSVITQVDPDILIIDEVLAVGDISFQRKCLETINEFKKKGVTILFVSHNLRDIEKICDRVIWIENHKMKVMGEAHSVIAQYKEAMS
- a CDS encoding DUF4422 domain-containing protein, which translates into the protein MQNIKIYTCHHKPSAFLDSKWIQPIHVGKANSLTEIGCLGDDTGDNISFKNPFYCELTAHYWVWKNAEPADYVGFMHYRRHLNFSEDQRIPEDRWGVIGAEKVSKEYQDKFGLNDETIPLCLEGVDIVLPKKWDVGAAGSKNNYQHYKISNHLHIEDYDAALAVLGDLYPEYITAAEKFNQASDGYYTNMFVMRKDIFEDYSIWLFSILDKLEERLRFKDYSDQEKRVVGHIAERLLNIYVGHKREVETLNIKELQRTFIKNETFSATLEPAFSDNNVPVVICFDDNYAISGAALVNSIIKHANPLLNYDLVVLENGVSLANKQRFVSLLAAHDNIHLRFFDVNAFSEIKNAFTRAHFSAATYARLFIPRLFAEYEKVIFIDSDTVVENDLAELLDIPLADNLVAAVKDIVMEGFVLLGAMSQSSDGVMPAKEYLSSSLGLTNPDEYFQAGILVFNIVQMNQENTFSSLMEAMQSKRYWFLDQDIMNKVFHGRVHYLPLEWNVYHGNGNTETFFPNLPFSTYMRFLEARRNPKVIHFAGENKPWNTRSVDFFDNYHKNILNTPWAPELYARLQGERKDFSPTRKKSGAPIVKNSLMFILNRVAPKGTTRRNAMTKYYYKFRQLITG